Proteins found in one Methylobacter sp. S3L5C genomic segment:
- a CDS encoding rhodanese-like domain-containing protein, with product MSEEKTLMDFVKQAKSQIHEIEVLSVKPLLDEGYQVLDVREPAEFMSGTIEGALNIPRGTLEAAADRQYAGRREELMDRDKKWLLLCASSGRSAMAAAVMQQMGFKNIRNINGGIAAWKAAELAVNIPPQT from the coding sequence ATGAGCGAAGAAAAAACCTTAATGGATTTTGTTAAACAAGCAAAATCACAAATACACGAAATAGAGGTATTAAGTGTTAAACCTCTCTTGGATGAAGGCTATCAAGTACTGGATGTGCGCGAACCTGCCGAATTTATGTCAGGTACTATTGAGGGTGCGTTAAATATTCCGCGTGGAACACTGGAAGCGGCGGCAGACCGTCAATACGCAGGTCGTCGTGAAGAATTAATGGATCGCGATAAAAAATGGCTACTACTTTGTGCCAGTTCGGGGCGCTCTGCAATGGCGGCGGCTGTGATGCAACAAATGGGTTTTAAAAATATTAGGAACATTAATGGCGGCATTGCAGCCTGGAAAGCGGCCGAATTAGCCGTGAACATTCCACCACAAACTTAA
- a CDS encoding DUF4242 domain-containing protein codes for MPKYIIEREIPNAGQLTAADLQQISQKSCCVLNDMGPQIQWVESYVTDDKIYCIYIAPDKQSIKTHAERGEFPANSIAEVKTMINPTTAENSRG; via the coding sequence ATGCCTAAATATATTATTGAACGAGAAATCCCTAATGCAGGCCAATTAACTGCGGCAGACTTGCAACAAATATCACAAAAATCTTGCTGCGTTCTGAACGACATGGGGCCGCAAATTCAGTGGGTGGAAAGTTATGTGACAGACGACAAAATCTATTGCATTTACATCGCCCCCGATAAACAAAGCATTAAAACACATGCGGAACGTGGTGAGTTTCCGGCAAATTCTATTGCCGAAGTAAAAACCATGATTAATCCAACAACAGCTGAAAATAGCAGGGGCTAA
- a CDS encoding (4Fe-4S)-binding protein: MKIQWDKQKCSHSGNCVKSLPEVFKVVDGQFIIEPDKATSAEAVKVINQCPSGALKRID, translated from the coding sequence ATGAAAATACAGTGGGATAAACAAAAATGCTCTCATTCTGGCAACTGTGTCAAATCACTGCCTGAGGTATTTAAAGTGGTAGACGGACAATTTATTATCGAGCCTGATAAAGCGACTTCTGCTGAAGCCGTTAAAGTTATCAATCAATGCCCTTCCGGCGCACTTAAACGTATCGACTAA